The Gammaproteobacteria bacterium genome window below encodes:
- a CDS encoding FAD-binding protein — MPSSISTADLAKQFHKVLPKNAVLDKDEQLKPYECDALTAYRQLPRLALLPSNIEEIQAIVKICKEFKIPIVARGAGTSLSGGALPHKDGILLNLAKLNKVIEIDTNNRTATVQPGVRNLAISEAAKPYGLYYAPDPSSQIACTIGGNIAENSGGVHCLKYGLTIHNILALKILTVEGEILELGGKNLDSSGFDLLALMIGSEGMLGITLEVTVKLLPDPNDKKVLLAAFDHIQKAGDAVNGIISNGVIPAGLEMLDQLTIQATEMYCSPGYPSNAAAILICELDGFDEELETQVQLVKNILNEHQALEVRVAKDEQEAELLWLGRKASFPALGNLTPDYYCMDGTIPRKHLAQVLESISNLSAKYGLRVANVFHAGDGNLHPVILYDANVAGELEIAEKLGGDILELCVEVGGTITGEHGVGVEKLNQMCVQFSEAELSTFHAIKAAFDEEELLNPGKAIPTLHRCAELGAMHVHHGKLPHPDLPRF, encoded by the coding sequence ATGCCCAGCTCAATCTCAACTGCAGATCTTGCAAAACAATTTCATAAGGTACTGCCTAAAAATGCAGTATTAGACAAGGATGAGCAACTAAAACCTTATGAATGCGATGCGTTGACTGCGTATAGACAACTCCCACGATTAGCTCTACTGCCCAGCAACATCGAAGAAATTCAAGCCATCGTTAAAATATGCAAAGAGTTTAAAATTCCTATCGTAGCTCGTGGTGCCGGCACTAGCTTATCCGGTGGCGCATTGCCACACAAAGATGGAATCCTCCTCAATTTAGCCAAACTCAATAAAGTTATCGAAATAGACACCAACAACAGAACGGCTACTGTGCAGCCTGGGGTGCGGAATCTTGCCATTTCAGAAGCCGCTAAACCTTATGGACTTTATTACGCACCCGACCCTTCTTCACAAATTGCTTGCACTATAGGTGGCAACATTGCTGAAAACTCAGGCGGAGTGCATTGTCTTAAATACGGCCTCACCATACACAACATCCTAGCTTTAAAAATTCTTACCGTAGAGGGTGAAATCTTAGAACTTGGTGGAAAGAATTTAGATTCCTCTGGCTTTGATTTGCTCGCACTAATGATAGGTTCTGAAGGGATGCTAGGCATTACCTTAGAGGTCACCGTAAAACTTCTTCCTGATCCAAATGACAAAAAAGTATTATTAGCCGCTTTTGATCATATCCAAAAGGCTGGCGATGCTGTGAACGGCATAATTTCCAACGGTGTAATCCCTGCAGGCCTAGAAATGCTAGATCAACTTACTATCCAAGCTACAGAGATGTATTGCAGTCCTGGTTACCCATCGAATGCTGCAGCTATATTAATATGTGAATTAGATGGTTTTGACGAAGAGCTTGAAACACAAGTTCAATTAGTTAAAAACATCCTTAACGAACATCAAGCCCTTGAGGTACGTGTTGCAAAAGACGAGCAAGAGGCCGAATTATTATGGTTAGGGCGTAAAGCCTCTTTCCCCGCACTCGGAAATTTAACTCCCGATTACTACTGCATGGATGGAACCATTCCGAGAAAACATTTAGCCCAAGTGCTAGAAAGTATTAGCAACCTTTCGGCCAAATATGGCCTACGTGTAGCCAATGTATTTCATGCAGGCGATGGTAATTTACATCCCGTAATTTTATACGACGCAAACGTAGCAGGTGAACTAGAAATTGCAGAAAAATTGGGTGGAGACATATTAGAACTTTGTGTAGAAGTTGGTGGAACGATTACCGGCGAACATGGTGTCGGTGTAGAAAAACTCAATCAGATGTGTGTGCAATTTAGTGAAGCAGAACTGTCAACATTTCATGCGATAAAAGCGGCATTTGATGAAGAGGAACTACTTAATCCAGGTAAGGCAATTCCTACTCTACATCGTTGTGCAGAACTAGGCGCTATGCATGTGCACCATGGCAAACTCCCTCATCCTGACTTGCCTCGTTTTTAA
- the crcB gene encoding fluoride efflux transporter CrcB: protein MILVGVAIGGAVGSVLRYLIQTQSSLWFGSSFPYGTLLVNVVGSLLIGFLSFILLERISVSEELRFAILVGVLGGFTTFSTFSLETLNLLQQGNYINAAGNVFLSVGLCLLACFLGLSLARAI, encoded by the coding sequence TTGATCCTGGTGGGTGTTGCCATAGGTGGAGCCGTGGGCTCAGTGCTGAGGTACTTAATTCAAACGCAATCTAGCTTATGGTTTGGCAGCTCTTTTCCATATGGAACTTTACTGGTGAATGTTGTGGGTTCGTTATTAATTGGCTTTCTTTCTTTTATTCTACTAGAACGTATTAGCGTTTCTGAAGAACTAAGGTTTGCGATTTTAGTCGGCGTATTAGGCGGTTTTACAACCTTTTCAACCTTTTCATTAGAAACGTTGAACCTACTTCAACAGGGTAATTATATAAACGCTGCAGGAAATGTGTTTTTAAGTGTTGGCTTGTGTTTGCTGGCTTGTTTTCTAGGCCTGAGTTTAGCTCGAGCCATCTAA
- the serS gene encoding serine--tRNA ligase, protein MLDPKLLRSEFNEVAKHLSRRGLSLDKQRFTDLEERRKALQVQTEELQGQRNKNSKLIGQAKAKGEDASEILASMEKINEALKTNEAKLEVLLSEIQTWMLELPNLPDESVPDGNSEEDNLEVRKWGEVPSFDFVVKDHVDLGENLGGLDFETGAKITGSRFVTMQGGIAKLHRALIQFMIDTHTSEHGYEEVYVPYIVNAQSLMGTGQLPKFEEDLFKLNHENDYYLIPTAEVPVTNIWRDRIAKEEELPIKYVCHTPCFRSEAGSYGKDTRGMIRQHQFEKVEMVQLVKPESSWRMLEELVGHAEKVLQKLNLAYRVVTLCTGDLGFSSAKTYDIEVWLPAQNTYREISSCSTFLDFQARRLKARWKNTATKKTEHLHTLNGSGLAIGRTLVAILENYQDKDGNIKIPEALKPYMQGLDKISKEK, encoded by the coding sequence ATGTTAGATCCAAAATTATTACGCTCAGAATTTAATGAAGTTGCAAAGCATCTAAGTCGCCGTGGGCTTAGCTTAGACAAGCAGCGATTTACCGACCTAGAAGAGCGACGCAAAGCATTACAAGTACAAACAGAAGAATTACAAGGCCAGCGTAATAAAAACTCCAAACTCATTGGGCAGGCTAAGGCAAAAGGCGAAGATGCTAGTGAAATACTGGCTTCTATGGAGAAAATTAATGAAGCTCTAAAAACTAATGAAGCCAAGCTAGAGGTTTTATTGAGCGAAATTCAAACCTGGATGCTTGAGTTACCTAATCTTCCTGATGAATCTGTTCCGGATGGAAATAGCGAAGAGGATAATCTGGAAGTACGCAAATGGGGCGAGGTACCAAGTTTTGACTTTGTAGTTAAAGATCATGTTGATTTGGGTGAAAACTTAGGCGGATTAGATTTTGAGACGGGAGCAAAAATAACAGGAAGCCGTTTTGTCACTATGCAAGGTGGAATCGCGAAACTGCATCGTGCGCTGATACAATTCATGATTGACACCCATACATCAGAGCATGGGTATGAAGAAGTTTATGTGCCGTATATCGTAAATGCTCAAAGCCTCATGGGTACTGGCCAATTACCTAAGTTTGAAGAAGATCTTTTTAAACTTAATCATGAGAATGATTATTACTTGATTCCTACTGCTGAAGTGCCTGTCACTAATATATGGCGTGATCGTATTGCAAAGGAAGAAGAGCTACCGATTAAATATGTTTGTCATACACCTTGTTTTCGTTCTGAAGCGGGTTCTTATGGGAAAGATACTCGCGGTATGATTCGTCAGCATCAATTTGAAAAAGTAGAAATGGTACAGCTCGTTAAGCCCGAATCTTCTTGGCGTATGTTAGAAGAATTAGTGGGCCATGCAGAAAAGGTTTTGCAAAAACTAAATCTTGCATACAGAGTAGTAACACTATGTACAGGTGATTTGGGATTTTCTTCTGCTAAAACTTATGACATAGAAGTGTGGTTGCCAGCACAGAATACATATCGAGAGATATCTTCTTGTAGTACTTTTTTAGATTTTCAAGCGAGAAGATTAAAAGCTAGGTGGAAGAATACTGCTACGAAAAAAACAGAACATTTGCATACTTTGAATGGATCGGGTTTAGCAATTGGCAGAACGTTAGTGGCTATCCTTGAAAATTATCAAGATAAAGATGGGAACATTAAAATACCAGAAGCATTGAAACCGTACATGCAAGGATTGGATAAAATTAGCAAAGAAAAATGA
- a CDS encoding MOSC domain-containing protein, translating into MASINELKTHFLHPGKIEWIGLRNSQSREIIHVDTAEVLLDHGLVGDKSAQKPGSKRQITLIQAEYFSVMESFLHKKKISPEILRRNIVVSGINLSVLLKNNLKINGVIIEITGNCAPCKKMEEALGFGAFNAMRNHGGVNAAVRKGGVISVGDEVQVSIEKSSVDSPQKLLF; encoded by the coding sequence ATGGCTTCAATAAACGAATTAAAAACCCATTTTTTACATCCGGGAAAAATTGAATGGATAGGGTTAAGAAACTCACAAAGTAGAGAGATAATTCATGTAGATACTGCAGAAGTATTACTCGATCACGGTTTGGTAGGAGATAAATCTGCTCAAAAACCAGGCAGCAAAAGACAAATTACATTAATTCAAGCCGAATATTTTTCAGTCATGGAATCTTTTTTACATAAAAAGAAAATTTCACCTGAGATATTGCGGCGAAACATTGTCGTCTCGGGCATCAATTTAAGCGTATTGCTTAAAAACAACTTAAAAATTAATGGCGTAATAATTGAAATTACCGGAAACTGTGCGCCATGTAAGAAAATGGAAGAAGCTTTAGGTTTTGGCGCATTTAATGCCATGCGTAATCATGGTGGGGTTAATGCTGCAGTAAGAAAAGGTGGGGTTATAAGTGTTGGTGATGAGGTGCAGGTTAGTATTGAAAAATCTAGCGTAGATTCACCTCAGAAATTGTTGTTTTAG
- a CDS encoding DUF423 domain-containing protein, producing MFRLAILLGTGNATLAILLGAFGAHAIQDTLSVRMLSIFNTAVDYHLYHALGLIVIGLLIKLHPTCKILKVAVYLMLFGIIIFCGSLYTLSLTGISKLGMITPFGGIAFITAWLFVFIAFIKQEHNH from the coding sequence ATGTTTAGATTAGCGATCCTACTCGGTACCGGCAATGCAACATTAGCGATTCTGTTAGGCGCATTTGGTGCCCACGCAATACAAGACACCTTGAGTGTACGAATGCTTTCTATCTTCAATACGGCGGTAGACTACCATCTCTATCACGCATTAGGGTTAATTGTTATTGGTTTGCTCATTAAACTCCACCCTACTTGCAAAATCTTAAAAGTTGCCGTTTACTTAATGTTATTTGGAATTATTATTTTTTGTGGCAGCCTCTACACACTTAGCCTAACCGGCATATCAAAATTAGGGATGATCACACCCTTTGGCGGAATAGCTTTTATCACTGCTTGGTTATTCGTATTCATTGCATTTATTAAACAAGAACATAACCACTAG
- a CDS encoding YajQ family cyclic di-GMP-binding protein, with amino-acid sequence MPSFDTVSEVDAHELSNAIDQASREIATRFDFKGSNAKVCLEDPNIQIEAKSEFQLGQVYDILITKMSKRGIDVMCLERGKVEEANMCARQQIILRQGIDKDIAKKMVKLVKDSKLKVQASIQGEKLRITGKKRDDLQNVMSLLKDSNLGIPLQFNNFRD; translated from the coding sequence ATGCCTTCATTTGACACAGTATCGGAAGTAGATGCGCATGAATTAAGTAATGCTATTGACCAAGCCAGCCGTGAAATAGCAACACGTTTTGACTTCAAGGGCTCTAATGCCAAGGTATGCCTGGAAGACCCTAATATACAGATTGAAGCTAAATCAGAGTTTCAATTGGGTCAGGTCTACGATATTTTGATTACAAAAATGTCTAAACGAGGCATCGATGTAATGTGTCTCGAGCGTGGCAAGGTAGAGGAGGCGAATATGTGTGCTCGACAGCAGATTATTCTTCGTCAGGGAATAGACAAAGATATTGCTAAGAAAATGGTGAAGCTGGTAAAAGATTCTAAACTAAAGGTGCAAGCCTCGATTCAAGGAGAAAAGCTACGTATAACAGGAAAGAAGCGTGATGATTTGCAGAATGTGATGAGTCTTCTAAAAGATTCAAATTTAGGGATACCCCTGCAATTTAATAACTTTCGTGATTAG
- a CDS encoding BAX inhibitor (BI)-1/YccA family protein: MSDPQFSTKNITRESALSSNKVLRNTYALLSVTLIFSAFMAMVSTMMNTGYGASLACSFGALALIWFVLPRTANSGAGIAVVFAFTGLLGFGLGPILNHYLSMANGGELIATSMGGTAIIFLALSGYALTTQRDFSFLGGFLFAGLIVVILAAIAGIFLQMPGLWLAINAAVILIFSGFILFDTSRIINGGETNYILATTGIFLSIYNIFTALLHLLGFAND, from the coding sequence ATGAGTGATCCTCAATTTTCCACAAAGAACATTACCCGCGAGAGCGCATTATCATCCAATAAAGTGCTTCGTAATACTTATGCATTGTTGTCTGTAACGCTGATTTTTAGTGCCTTTATGGCCATGGTATCTACCATGATGAACACTGGTTATGGCGCCAGCCTTGCATGCTCATTTGGCGCACTAGCCTTAATTTGGTTTGTGCTGCCACGCACTGCAAATTCAGGTGCTGGAATTGCCGTGGTTTTTGCCTTTACAGGCCTACTCGGATTTGGACTTGGCCCAATTCTTAATCACTACCTAAGCATGGCAAACGGTGGTGAATTAATAGCCACTTCTATGGGTGGAACTGCAATTATCTTCTTAGCATTGTCTGGCTATGCACTTACCACACAACGTGACTTCAGTTTTTTAGGTGGTTTTCTATTTGCGGGTCTAATTGTCGTAATCTTAGCGGCCATCGCGGGAATATTTTTACAAATGCCAGGATTGTGGCTAGCCATAAACGCAGCCGTTATTCTAATATTCAGTGGATTCATCTTATTCGATACGAGTCGAATCATTAATGGTGGTGAGACTAACTATATTTTAGCCACGACTGGAATTTTTCTAAGCATTTATAATATATTTACCGCACTATTACATTTATTAGGCTTTGCTAACGATTAA
- a CDS encoding pectate lyase precursor yields the protein MTIINAGRFRYFVYLILILCVGCGGGSGGSDNQVASNSNNPSNDVPNQTPPNNETPNQTPPNNETPNQAPPNIPLGSITAFPGARGFGAYASGGRGGKVLKVTNLNAAGTGSLQDALNQTGPRIIIFEVSGVITVDIIYIPHGDVTIAGQTAPGAGITIEGRLYGAYDFGVNNIIIRHIRIRPPVFNNQSKGEQFDSVQLSRNSNIILDHVSMSFGVDETLDLYSARDVTVQWSTIEQSALFGHPEANHNYGMINGPEGGRISVLNNLFANFNRRAPALSVGPAETINNVMYNIKDNWVHHNAARGPFLVSNNYFKRGPSSSMTPIFLDAVSVGNELGYYFESNYVDDPVYLQGVLDPFSTASDHPSLQYVCEYFNGPDCRTFKLQNRPNFAFYSTYIAPIETNYSTAYDNVLKSSGAFPRDVVTETSVQDVKARTGEWGARIPANLLEGLQAKIAPLDTDNDGMSDDWENSNGLDATNASDQHSIMDTGYPAIEQYINELADSLLQ from the coding sequence ATGACCATCATTAATGCTGGACGATTCAGATATTTTGTATATCTCATACTAATTTTATGTGTTGGCTGTGGCGGTGGCTCAGGCGGATCAGATAATCAAGTAGCTTCCAACTCAAATAATCCATCTAATGATGTACCTAATCAAACCCCACCGAATAATGAAACACCCAATCAAACCCCGCCGAATAATGAAACACCTAATCAAGCTCCACCAAATATTCCACTAGGTAGTATTACAGCCTTCCCAGGAGCTAGAGGGTTTGGAGCTTATGCTAGTGGCGGACGAGGAGGTAAAGTTTTAAAAGTAACTAATCTCAATGCAGCAGGTACCGGAAGCTTGCAAGATGCCCTTAATCAAACAGGACCAAGAATTATTATATTTGAAGTATCAGGCGTGATTACAGTCGACATTATTTATATTCCTCATGGCGATGTAACTATTGCGGGTCAAACTGCGCCTGGTGCAGGTATTACAATTGAAGGAAGATTGTATGGGGCGTATGACTTTGGTGTAAATAACATCATCATTCGTCACATTAGGATTCGTCCTCCAGTGTTTAACAATCAGTCAAAAGGCGAACAATTTGATTCTGTTCAACTTTCAAGAAACTCAAATATTATCCTGGATCATGTTTCCATGTCATTTGGAGTTGACGAAACCCTAGACCTTTACTCAGCAAGAGATGTCACTGTTCAATGGTCCACCATAGAACAATCAGCGCTATTTGGACATCCAGAAGCAAATCATAACTATGGCATGATAAATGGGCCCGAAGGTGGACGTATTAGTGTCTTAAATAATTTATTTGCAAATTTCAACAGAAGAGCACCTGCCCTCTCAGTAGGACCTGCTGAAACCATTAACAACGTTATGTACAACATTAAAGATAACTGGGTACATCACAATGCTGCAAGGGGACCATTTTTAGTTAGTAATAATTATTTCAAACGTGGCCCAAGTTCGTCGATGACACCAATCTTTTTAGATGCAGTAAGCGTTGGCAATGAACTAGGATACTACTTTGAATCAAACTATGTAGATGACCCTGTGTACCTACAAGGTGTGCTGGATCCTTTTTCAACAGCATCAGATCACCCATCGCTTCAATATGTTTGTGAATATTTTAATGGGCCTGATTGCAGAACATTTAAATTACAAAATCGACCAAATTTTGCATTTTACTCAACCTATATTGCCCCAATTGAAACAAATTATAGTACAGCATATGACAACGTGCTAAAAAGCTCAGGTGCGTTTCCTCGAGATGTCGTTACCGAAACTTCTGTTCAAGATGTTAAAGCACGCACTGGAGAATGGGGTGCCCGGATCCCTGCAAACCTATTAGAAGGACTGCAGGCAAAAATTGCGCCATTAGATACAGACAATGATGGTATGTCAGATGATTGGGAAAATAGCAATGGATTAGATGCTACAAATGCAAGTGACCAACACAGTATTATGGATACAGGATATCCAGCTATTGAACAGTACATTAACGAATTGGCTGATTCTCTTCTGCAGTAA
- a CDS encoding SUMF1/EgtB/PvdO family nonheme iron enzyme: MSAEFAFFSKYRIFLLILLLGVSVSVLAEKSLGNKLVHIPGGEFNMGCSIGDKNCGDDEGPLGGITVSVPEFHIDQYEVTVAEYEACMEAGKCKRPKDHQRNKYCNLGDPSRGNHPVNCVDWDEALAYCEWKGKRLPYEAEWEKAARAGTASPYPWGQDVDCTHAIVDDGKTFGSVPNEPDGCGEDRTWNVGSRNENKFDLYDMHGNAGEWTMNWYSPSAISKIYAKGDLKGPQKGKQRVVRGGSWDENKANLRSSFRNVKPPVSGKSIYGSIGFRCAVTN; this comes from the coding sequence ATGAGTGCAGAGTTCGCATTTTTCTCTAAATATCGCATCTTCTTATTAATACTTTTGCTTGGTGTTAGCGTAAGTGTGTTGGCTGAAAAATCATTGGGGAATAAATTAGTTCACATACCTGGTGGTGAATTTAATATGGGTTGTTCAATAGGTGATAAAAACTGTGGTGATGACGAGGGCCCGTTGGGTGGAATAACAGTTTCGGTCCCGGAATTTCATATTGATCAATATGAAGTCACAGTAGCGGAATACGAAGCTTGTATGGAAGCAGGTAAATGCAAAAGGCCTAAAGATCATCAGCGCAATAAATATTGTAATTTAGGCGATCCTTCTCGAGGTAATCATCCGGTTAATTGCGTAGATTGGGATGAAGCGCTTGCATATTGTGAATGGAAAGGTAAGCGTTTGCCTTATGAGGCTGAATGGGAGAAAGCGGCAAGAGCTGGAACTGCGAGCCCTTATCCATGGGGGCAAGACGTTGACTGTACACATGCGATTGTAGATGACGGCAAAACATTTGGCTCCGTGCCAAATGAACCTGATGGTTGTGGTGAAGATCGCACTTGGAATGTAGGAAGTCGTAATGAAAATAAATTTGATTTGTACGACATGCATGGCAATGCTGGAGAGTGGACAATGAATTGGTATTCGCCAAGTGCAATTAGCAAGATCTACGCAAAAGGTGATCTAAAAGGACCGCAGAAAGGCAAACAACGAGTGGTGCGTGGCGGTTCTTGGGATGAAAATAAAGCAAATTTACGAAGCTCTTTTCGTAATGTAAAGCCTCCAGTAAGTGGTAAAAGTATTTATGGCTCAATTGGGTTTCGTTGCGCCGTTACAAACTGA
- a CDS encoding dihydroorotase, translated as MHDLLITNAKLVNEARISECDILISNQRIEQIGADLQKFEAKRVVDAKGNYVIPGMIDDQVHFREPGLTHKGDIATESLAAIAGGITSFMDMPNVKPPTLSLELLDKKYEAAHQRARANYAFYMGASNDNIEVLKQAPIDRACGIKVFMGASTGNMLVDDDDVLDAIFKYAPVPIITHCEDSPLINENLKKYQQQYGDDIPIEFHPLIRSEEACYRSSSKAVKLAKKHGSQLHILHLTTARELELFTKGNVKDKSITAEVCVHHLFFSEKDYAEKGSLIKCNPAVKTEQDHQGLLKGVQDDLIDVIATDHAPHTWEEKQGNYMTAPAGLPLVQHALIGVLEHMHDGVLSIEKIVEKTSHNVAIRFNVAERGFVREGYFADLAIIDVNKPHTVTKESVLYKCGWSPFEGKTFRSSIAATILNGQVVYESGAPIDEPFFGKQLTFDR; from the coding sequence ATGCATGATTTATTAATCACTAATGCTAAATTGGTTAACGAAGCTCGCATCAGTGAATGTGACATTTTGATTTCCAATCAACGTATTGAACAAATAGGGGCAGACTTGCAAAAGTTTGAAGCTAAAAGAGTAGTCGATGCAAAGGGAAACTATGTAATTCCGGGAATGATTGATGACCAGGTGCACTTTAGGGAACCTGGGCTGACTCACAAAGGCGATATTGCAACGGAGTCTTTAGCAGCCATTGCAGGAGGCATCACCAGCTTTATGGACATGCCCAATGTTAAGCCGCCAACACTTAGTTTGGAATTGCTAGATAAGAAATATGAAGCAGCACACCAAAGAGCCAGGGCAAATTATGCTTTTTACATGGGTGCCAGTAATGACAATATAGAAGTACTCAAACAAGCTCCAATCGATCGTGCATGCGGCATTAAAGTGTTTATGGGAGCTTCGACAGGCAATATGTTAGTAGACGATGATGATGTACTGGATGCAATTTTTAAATATGCACCTGTACCGATAATAACGCATTGTGAAGACTCGCCTTTAATTAATGAAAATCTTAAAAAATATCAACAACAATATGGTGACGACATACCCATCGAGTTTCATCCACTAATTCGATCTGAAGAAGCTTGTTATCGTTCTAGTTCAAAAGCGGTAAAGCTGGCTAAAAAGCATGGTTCACAACTGCATATTTTGCATTTAACTACTGCGAGAGAACTTGAGTTGTTTACTAAAGGGAATGTGAAAGATAAAAGCATTACAGCAGAAGTTTGTGTGCATCATTTGTTTTTCAGCGAAAAGGATTATGCAGAGAAAGGCTCATTAATTAAATGCAATCCTGCAGTGAAAACAGAACAAGATCACCAAGGGTTATTGAAAGGTGTGCAAGATGATCTAATAGATGTAATTGCTACAGATCATGCGCCGCATACCTGGGAAGAAAAGCAGGGGAATTACATGACAGCACCTGCAGGTTTGCCATTAGTACAGCACGCATTAATAGGGGTGCTGGAGCACATGCATGATGGCGTACTGAGTATTGAAAAGATTGTAGAAAAAACCAGTCATAATGTTGCCATAAGGTTTAATGTGGCAGAGCGTGGGTTTGTGCGCGAAGGATATTTTGCGGACTTAGCCATTATTGATGTGAATAAACCACATACAGTTACGAAAGAAAGTGTACTTTATAAATGCGGATGGTCACCCTTTGAAGGTAAAACATTCCGCTCTAGTATTGCTGCAACGATTCTGAATGGTCAAGTTGTGTATGAAAGTGGCGCGCCTATAGATGAGCCATTTTTTGGAAAGCAACTAACATTTGATCGTTAA
- a CDS encoding low molecular weight phosphotyrosine protein phosphatase, translated as MGNICRSPTAHGVFQNFVDGNDLNKTVVVDSAGTHAYHIGKKPDERAISTAAKRNYNLSKLRARQVVDIDFKKFDYLLAMDNENYSNLLAQCDIEYHHKVKLFLEFATVHSDIHEVPDPYYGCLNGFETVLDLVEDACKGLLEHIKNTHFPNSE; from the coding sequence ATGGGGAATATTTGCCGATCTCCAACTGCGCATGGGGTGTTTCAGAATTTTGTAGATGGAAATGATTTAAATAAGACGGTTGTGGTTGACTCTGCAGGCACCCATGCTTACCACATTGGTAAAAAACCTGATGAGAGAGCGATCTCTACAGCAGCTAAACGTAACTATAATTTATCTAAATTGCGCGCGCGCCAAGTCGTGGATATAGATTTCAAAAAATTTGATTATCTGCTTGCAATGGATAATGAAAATTATTCAAATCTACTGGCTCAGTGTGACATTGAATATCACCATAAAGTTAAACTTTTTTTAGAGTTTGCAACTGTTCATTCTGACATACATGAAGTTCCAGACCCATACTATGGTTGCTTAAATGGATTTGAGACGGTGTTGGATTTGGTTGAGGATGCTTGCAAAGGATTGCTGGAGCATATTAAAAACACCCACTTTCCTAATAGCGAATAA